Genomic segment of Microbacterium sp. BH-3-3-3:
GAGCACGCGCTTGCGCGAGATGTCGACGACCACGCCGCCGGGGGCGCGGTCCTCGTCTACGGGTTCGTCCTTGGTGCGGGCGACGGCCGACGGCTCGTGCAGCGCGAGACGGACGACGTCGACGTCGCGGCCACCGGCGCCGGCCGGGGCGAGGGCCACCGTGGCGTAGGTCTCGGCGGCGGGGGCGAGCTCGCTCAGCGTGCGGCGGAGGGCCTCGACGAGGGTGCCGAGGCTGACACCGGCGGCGGCGGCCTTCTCTTCGTCGATGCCGACGTAGAGGGCGAAGCCGCGGGGGGCGGTGCCGGCGACGGGCCGCGGGGCGGCGGGGGCGGCGGGAGCCTGCGTGCGGACGGTGGAGGGCTGGGTGCGGTCGAGAACGGCGGAGATCGACATGAGTGATGAAGTCCTTGGGTGGTGAACCCGTGCGTCACGATGCGGGGTTCAGCGGGAGGTGAGGGCCGAGAGGGCCGGGGTGCGGTGCCGGGGTACGCGTGATCGACGCGGATGCCAGACGACCGGGGGACGAGGTCGGCGTTCAGAAACCGAGGTCGTCCGTACGAGGGGTCGCGGTTAGCGGCACATTCGACAACACATGACAACGCGGCCGGGCATCATCATGCCGGCAGTCCTGTTCGCCTCCCGGGCGGACAGAGAACGCGCGTTGACAGTCATGGGGGGATTATGACGCACCGAGTCGGATCGCGTCAAATCGAGCGATCGCGTGTCCCGTTGCGCATCATGCGCGATGTTCGTCGCCCACACGCGCGCAATTCGAGCATTCTGCTGCATCGGCGCCCGGAGTCGCGAAGCGGCGTACCCTCACGGAATGGCCGACCTGCACTTCGCCGACGACAAGACCGCCTCGCGATTCACCCTGCACGACGGCGACGACCTCGTGTCGGTGCTCGACTATCGCGACGACGGGCGCACCATCGCCCTCACGCGCGCGTTCACCATTCCCACCTTCCGTGGGCATGGGTACGCCGGTGTGGTGACCGAACGCGCCGTCGACGCGATCGAGGCGGCCGGTGGCCGCCGGATCCTGCCGGTGTGCTGGTACGTGGGGGAGTGGTTCGAGGCCCATCCGGAACGCGCCGGCCTCCTGCATACGCGGCCGTCCGCCTGAGGCGACGCCTATGCAGGAGCCGCAATGCCGTCAACCCCCGCTGCGGGGGACGGTGGCGCCGCGATGCTGGAGAGGTCGAAAGGGGAAGTCATGACAGACGACCGCGACCTGCCCGAGGGTGTCATCAACGCCGACCCGCCCGGTGGCTGGGAGAGTGGTGCCGTCGCCGACGGCGAGACCGCTCAGCAGAACGAGAACGCGAAGGGTTCGCCGCGCCTCAACGACGCCGAGCCCTCGGACCCGATCGAGGGGGATGCCGCCAGCCAGGGCATCGACCCCGACTTGAGCACGGAGGACTGACATGTCGGACGAGACCCGAGCCCCGCAACCTTCCGCCGGTCCCGACGGTGGCGCGTCGCCCGCCGACTCCGTGGGCGGTGCCGTGCACGAGGAGAGCAAGCGTCCCGCGCGCCCCGACGAGCAGTCGGAGCCGATGATGGACACCCACCCCACCGACGACGAGGCCCGCATCGCCGGCGTCGTGGTCCAGACCCGCGCCGACGTCGGCGGCAAGAGCGACGAGCGCGTCGCCGACGTCCTGCGTCAGCGTTTCGCCGACATCGGTCTCGATCTCGGAGACGACCGCATCCGCGCCCTCGTCGCCGAGGTCAACGGGGCCTGACAACCGATCGACGGCGCCCGCCCCGGTGACCCCGGGGCGGGCGCCGTCTTCGCGACGCCCTGGTTCTGCTGAGTCGTCACCGCAGGCAGGCGTTTGCTGCGAGCCGATGTCGGAGGTGCGACGTACCGTGTCTGCATGCGCATCCTGCACACCTCGG
This window contains:
- a CDS encoding winged helix-turn-helix domain-containing protein; amino-acid sequence: MSISAVLDRTQPSTVRTQAPAAPAAPRPVAGTAPRGFALYVGIDEEKAAAAGVSLGTLVEALRRTLSELAPAAETYATVALAPAGAGGRDVDVVRLALHEPSAVARTKDEPVDEDRAPGGVVVDISRKRVLIDGESAAFTFKEFELLQYLVLREGRTIERTELVASLWEGSTDDDAPGERTIDVHVRRLRAKLGAYEDIVRTVRGVGYRFDRHADVSIRYGHGTPSPDRF
- a CDS encoding GNAT family N-acetyltransferase, yielding MADLHFADDKTASRFTLHDGDDLVSVLDYRDDGRTIALTRAFTIPTFRGHGYAGVVTERAVDAIEAAGGRRILPVCWYVGEWFEAHPERAGLLHTRPSA